The Panicum hallii strain FIL2 chromosome 5, PHallii_v3.1, whole genome shotgun sequence genome contains the following window.
CCTGCAATCATAGTATTCCATGAAACAACATCCCTCTCCTCCATCTCCCCAAATGCATTGTGAGCTTCCTCCATGTTCCCACATTTGAAGTACATAGCTAGGAGTGCATTCCCCACAAAGCAGCCCACACCATAACCAGCCTTAATCAACCTACTATGCAGCTGCATTCCACACTCAAGTGCAGCAATGTCAGCACACGTGCTCAAAACACAAGCAAATGCTGACCTATTCACCCACTCACCACAACGCCCCATCTCTTTGAACAACTGCAGGGTTTCCTCACTGAAACCACCCTGCGAATATGCAGCCAGCATTGCAGCCCATGAGACTGCATCTTTCTGTGGCATGGTGTCAAAAATTGTCCTTGCCTCCTCCAACATCCCAGCCTGAGCATACCCTGTCAACATTGTGTTCCACGAAGCCACATTCCTGCAGGGCATGGCATCAAACAACTCATTCGCCTCCTTCATCATCCTCCGCTGGACATATGCTGCCATCATTGCATTCCACGACACAGCATTCTTCTCTTGCATGGCATCAAACACCCTCCTGGCCTCTTCGAGCATCCCATTTTGTGCATACCCAGACACAACTGCTGTCCATGTGAACACGTCCCTAACCGGGGTTGCATCAAAGAACCTTCTCGCCTCCATCATATCCCCCCTCCTTGCATAACCAGATACCATAGTGTTCCAAGACACGACATCTCTCTGCGGCATTCTATTAAACATCTCCTGCGCTTCAGCCATCTGACCCCACTGCACATACCCAGCCATCAAAGCGTTCCAAGAAATTGAATCCCACTCTGTCCTTGAATCAAACAGCCCCCTTGCCTCTTGAATCCTTCCATTCCGCACATACGCAGCAAGCATGCCGTTCCACGAAACAGCATCCTTCTCCGGCGCAAGATCAAAGTAGTGCCGCGCGAGTGATACAAGCCCATGGTTGGCGTGAGACGAGATCATGACGTTGTAGGACACGGAGTCCTTCAcgggcatttcgtcgaacaggCTTCGCGCGTCGGCCAGGGACGACGAGACCGCCAGCGCGTGGAGGAGCGTGTTGTAGGAGAAGGTGTCGGGCCGCGGGATGGAGCGGAAGAAGGAGATTGCCAGCGGGAGACGGCCGTTGGAGGCATACCCGGCGAGCATGGCATTGTAGGTGGAGGTGGAGCGGTGTGGCATCGCGGCGAAGAGGCGCTCGGCGTCCGGGACGCGGCCAGCGCGCATGTGGGCCGTGATGGCCTTGTTCCGTCGGATCACCTCCGCGTCGGGCTTGGCCGAGAATGAGGTGTCGCCGGCACCGGCCGCGGGCCGAGGGCTTCGCtgccgcgcggcggcgcggagatGGCGCGAAGGGAGCATGGGTGGTTTTTTCGAACTGAGGTGTACTTTGCAAAAAAAATCGAAGTTAGTAGGTAAAATCCATGGTCAAATCTGAATACAAATAGCACGCGTTAGGGGGTTAAGGTGTTCGATTTCGCACAGCAGgaaaggaagggaagggaaagggCGGACATACCTTGTCGGTCGGCGGCGAAGCGTCCGACGAAGAACTGGGCAAGGGCGGCACCCCTCCCTGTCGTCGCCGCTTGGAAAGAAGGCGGCTGAGTgagcgagcgagagagagagaaaaccTGAATAACTTTCTCATTCCATTAGTTTGACGTGATAGCAGTACTATCAAATCTTTAAGCGCGGAAGATATATCCTACAAAATTTAAAACAATAATACTGgaaaacataaataaataataaaaaagTTATCAGATTGTATATAAGCATCGCAGAAAAATTGACGAGCCACTAATAAATTTTACGTATACTCACTCAGTATGTCATAGTATCCTAAAAAGTCTATATGGATACTTGTGATAAAAAAGAATGGAAGCGAAGAAACATCAAACCATATGGACGACCGCTATGCAGAAGTTAGCGCCATATGGAGGAAAACCTCGCCAAAGAGGATGAGAGCAGCGAAGACCTCCTACGTAGCAGTATATAAGAAGGACATGCGTCATACAATAAGAGCATTGGAAGGAATAGCCAGAGCCTCCAAGAGAGAAGTTCCTACGAGAGTTCCCAAAACCAATAAAATCTCTAGTATCATCCATGTAACATAGTCACCAAGTCCGTTGTAATATACCTAGTGTAAGTGTAAGGTAATTTTTCCACTTCCTTATTGTTTTATTGTTTTAAGAGTTTGGCGTTTCCTGAAAGGGAAAACTACATGTAAGCATGTTTGTTTAATAAAGtagtttttctttaattttcatGTATCTACTGGTCTGGTGGTCTGGTTGTGCGTTTTAAATTTCTGTGCCATGAATCCTATAGGAGAGATATCTTTTAGTTCTCGTTCAAAGCCGTGTTTAGCAGTCCGAGAGGATATTGTTGCCGTAAAGAAGTGTTCCCTTCGGGTTGAACTGCCTAGGGAGAAGATAGGTCTTTAGGCCGCATAGTCATGATTGTAGATAGCCGGAGATAGGAGATTGCTT
Protein-coding sequences here:
- the LOC112894705 gene encoding pentatricopeptide repeat-containing protein At4g02750 isoform X1 is translated as MLPSRHLRAAARQRSPRPAAGAGDTSFSAKPDAEVIRRNKAITAHMRAGRVPDAERLFAAMPHRSTSTYNAMLAGYASNGRLPLAISFFRSIPRPDTFSYNTLLHALAVSSSLADARSLFDEMPVKDSVSYNVMISSHANHGLVSLARHYFDLAPEKDAVSWNGMLAAYVRNGRIQEARGLFDSRTEWDSISWNALMAGYVQWGQMAEAQEMFNRMPQRDVVSWNTMVSGYARRGDMMEARRFFDATPVRDVFTWTAVVSGYAQNGMLEEARRVFDAMQEKNAVSWNAMMAAYVQRRMMKEANELFDAMPCRNVASWNTMLTGYAQAGMLEEARTIFDTMPQKDAVSWAAMLAAYSQGGFSEETLQLFKEMGRCGEWVNRSAFACVLSTCADIAALECGMQLHSRLIKAGYGVGCFVGNALLAMYFKCGNMEEAHNAFGEMEERDVVSWNTMIAGYARHGFGKEALKVFDTMRKTSTKPDDITLVGVLAACSHSGLIEKGVSYFYSMHHDFGVTAKPEHYTCMIDLLGRAGRLDEAVNLMKDMPFEPDSTMWGALLGASRIHRNSELGRSAAEKIFELEPENAGMYVLLSNIYASSGKWRDVDKMRVMMYERGVKKVPGFSWIEVQNKVHTFSAGDCIHPEKEDIYAFLENLGMRMKKAGYVSATDMVLHDVEEEEKEHMLKYHSEKLAIAYGILKIPPGRPIRVIKNLRVCEDCHTAFKYISAIEGRLIILRDSNRFHHFRDGSCSCGDYW